One part of the Perognathus longimembris pacificus isolate PPM17 chromosome 10, ASM2315922v1, whole genome shotgun sequence genome encodes these proteins:
- the LOC125358881 gene encoding CCHC-type zinc finger nucleic acid binding protein isoform X2, translated as MSSNECFKCGRSGHWARECPTGGGRGRGMRSRGRGGFTSDRGFQFVSSSLPDICYRCGESGHLAKDCDLQEDACYNCGRGGHIAKDCKEPKREREQCCYNCGKPGHLARDCDHADEQKCYSCGEFGHIQKDCTKVKCYRCGETGHVAINCSKTSEVNCYRCGESGHLARECTIEATA; from the exons ATGAGCAGCAATGAGTGCTTCAAGTGTGGACGATCTGGCCACTGGGCCAGGGAGTGCCCTACTGGTGGTGGACGGGGTCGTGGAATGAGAAGCCGTGGCAGAGGTGGTTTTACCTCGGATAGAG GTTTCCAGTTTGTTTCCTCATCTCTTCCAGACATCTGTTATCGCTGTGGTGAGTCTGGTCACCTTGCCAAGGATTGTGATCTCCAGGAGGATG CCTGCTATAACTGCGGTAGAGGTGGCCACATTGCCAAGGACTGCAAGGAgcccaagagagagagagagcagtgttGCTACAACTGTGGCAAACCAGGCCATCTGGCTCGTGACTGTGACCACGCGGATGAGCAGAAGTGCTATTCTTGCGGGGAATTTGGACACATTCAGAAAGACTGCACCAAAGTGAAGTGCTACAG gtgcGGTGAAACTGGTCACGTAGCCATCAATTGCAGCAAGACAAGTGAAGTCAACTGTTACCGCTGTGGCGAGTCAGGGCATCTTGCACGGGAATGCACGATTGAGGCCACAGCctaa
- the Isy1 gene encoding pre-mRNA-splicing factor ISY1 homolog — translation MARNAEKAMTALARFRQAQLEEGKVKERRPFLASECTELPKAEKWRRQIIGEISKKVAQIQNAGLGEFRIRDLNDEINKLLREKGHWEVRIKELGGPDYGKVGPKMLDHEGKEVPGNRGYKYFGAAKDLPGVRELFEKEPLPPPRKTRAELMKAIDFEYYGYLDEDDGVIVPLEQEYEKTLRAELVEKWKAEREARLARGEKEEEEEEEEEEEINIYAVNEEESDEESSQEKGGEDGQQKFIAHVPVPSQQEIEEALVRRKKMELLQKYASETLQAQSEEAKRLLGY, via the exons ATG GCCCGAAATGCAGAAAAGGCCAT GACGGCCTTAGCAAGATTTCGCCAAGCACAACTGGAAGAGGGAAAAGTGAAG GAACGAAGACCTTTCCTTGCTTCAGAATGTACAGAGTTGCCTAAAGCGGAGAAGTGGAGAAGGCAG ATTATTGGAGAGATCTCAAAAAAAGTGGCTCAGATTCAGAATG CTGGTTTAGGTGAATTCCGAATTCGAGACCTGAATGATGAAATTAATAAACTACTGAGAGAAAAAGGACACTGGGAGGTGCGGATAAAGGAACTTGGAGGCCCTGATTATGGA AAAGTTGGTCCTAAAATGCTGGATCACGAAGGGAAAGAAGTCCCAGGAAACCGAGGTTACAAGTACTTTGGAGCAGCAAAGGATTTACCTGGTGTTAGAGAGCTGTTCGAAAAAGAAC ctcttcctcctcccagaaAGACACGTGCTGAGCTAATGAAGGCAATCGATTTCGAGTATTATGGTTACCTGGATGAAGATGATGGTGTTATTGTGCCTTTGGAGCAAGAATATGAAAAGACAC TGAGAGCTGAGCTGGTGGAAAAATGGAAAGCCGAGAGAGAGGCTCGGCTGGCAAGAGgcgaaaaggaagaggaggaggaggaggaggaggaagaggagatcaaCATTTATGCTGTCAATGAGGAAGAG TCTGATGAGGAAAGCAgccaggagaaaggaggggaggatggGCAGCAGAAGTTCATCGCACATGTTCCTGTGCCATCACAGCAGGAG ATTGAGGAGGCACTTGTgcgaaggaagaaaatggaactgCTTCAGAAATATGCCAGCGAGACCCTCCAAGCTCAAAGTGAAGAAGCCAAGAGGCTCCTGGGTTATTAG
- the LOC125358881 gene encoding CCHC-type zinc finger nucleic acid binding protein isoform X3 produces MSSNECFKCGRSGHWARECPTGGGRGRGMRSRGRGFQFVSSSLPDICYRCGESGHLAKDCDLQEDEACYNCGRGGHIAKDCKEPKREREQCCYNCGKPGHLARDCDHADEQKCYSCGEFGHIQKDCTKVKCYRCGETGHVAINCSKTSEVNCYRCGESGHLARECTIEATA; encoded by the exons ATGAGCAGCAATGAGTGCTTCAAGTGTGGACGATCTGGCCACTGGGCCAGGGAGTGCCCTACTGGTGGTGGACGGGGTCGTGGAATGAGAAGCCGTGGCAGAG GTTTCCAGTTTGTTTCCTCATCTCTTCCAGACATCTGTTATCGCTGTGGTGAGTCTGGTCACCTTGCCAAGGATTGTGATCTCCAGGAGGATG AAGCCTGCTATAACTGCGGTAGAGGTGGCCACATTGCCAAGGACTGCAAGGAgcccaagagagagagagagcagtgttGCTACAACTGTGGCAAACCAGGCCATCTGGCTCGTGACTGTGACCACGCGGATGAGCAGAAGTGCTATTCTTGCGGGGAATTTGGACACATTCAGAAAGACTGCACCAAAGTGAAGTGCTACAG gtgcGGTGAAACTGGTCACGTAGCCATCAATTGCAGCAAGACAAGTGAAGTCAACTGTTACCGCTGTGGCGAGTCAGGGCATCTTGCACGGGAATGCACGATTGAGGCCACAGCctaa
- the LOC125358881 gene encoding CCHC-type zinc finger nucleic acid binding protein isoform X4: MSSNECFKCGRSGHWARECPTGGGRGRGMRSRGRGFQFVSSSLPDICYRCGESGHLAKDCDLQEDACYNCGRGGHIAKDCKEPKREREQCCYNCGKPGHLARDCDHADEQKCYSCGEFGHIQKDCTKVKCYRCGETGHVAINCSKTSEVNCYRCGESGHLARECTIEATA; encoded by the exons ATGAGCAGCAATGAGTGCTTCAAGTGTGGACGATCTGGCCACTGGGCCAGGGAGTGCCCTACTGGTGGTGGACGGGGTCGTGGAATGAGAAGCCGTGGCAGAG GTTTCCAGTTTGTTTCCTCATCTCTTCCAGACATCTGTTATCGCTGTGGTGAGTCTGGTCACCTTGCCAAGGATTGTGATCTCCAGGAGGATG CCTGCTATAACTGCGGTAGAGGTGGCCACATTGCCAAGGACTGCAAGGAgcccaagagagagagagagcagtgttGCTACAACTGTGGCAAACCAGGCCATCTGGCTCGTGACTGTGACCACGCGGATGAGCAGAAGTGCTATTCTTGCGGGGAATTTGGACACATTCAGAAAGACTGCACCAAAGTGAAGTGCTACAG gtgcGGTGAAACTGGTCACGTAGCCATCAATTGCAGCAAGACAAGTGAAGTCAACTGTTACCGCTGTGGCGAGTCAGGGCATCTTGCACGGGAATGCACGATTGAGGCCACAGCctaa
- the LOC125358881 gene encoding CCHC-type zinc finger nucleic acid binding protein isoform X1, which produces MSSNECFKCGRSGHWARECPTGGGRGRGMRSRGRGGFTSDRGFQFVSSSLPDICYRCGESGHLAKDCDLQEDEACYNCGRGGHIAKDCKEPKREREQCCYNCGKPGHLARDCDHADEQKCYSCGEFGHIQKDCTKVKCYRCGETGHVAINCSKTSEVNCYRCGESGHLARECTIEATA; this is translated from the exons ATGAGCAGCAATGAGTGCTTCAAGTGTGGACGATCTGGCCACTGGGCCAGGGAGTGCCCTACTGGTGGTGGACGGGGTCGTGGAATGAGAAGCCGTGGCAGAGGTGGTTTTACCTCGGATAGAG GTTTCCAGTTTGTTTCCTCATCTCTTCCAGACATCTGTTATCGCTGTGGTGAGTCTGGTCACCTTGCCAAGGATTGTGATCTCCAGGAGGATG AAGCCTGCTATAACTGCGGTAGAGGTGGCCACATTGCCAAGGACTGCAAGGAgcccaagagagagagagagcagtgttGCTACAACTGTGGCAAACCAGGCCATCTGGCTCGTGACTGTGACCACGCGGATGAGCAGAAGTGCTATTCTTGCGGGGAATTTGGACACATTCAGAAAGACTGCACCAAAGTGAAGTGCTACAG gtgcGGTGAAACTGGTCACGTAGCCATCAATTGCAGCAAGACAAGTGAAGTCAACTGTTACCGCTGTGGCGAGTCAGGGCATCTTGCACGGGAATGCACGATTGAGGCCACAGCctaa